From a region of the Lentilactobacillus curieae genome:
- a CDS encoding MFS transporter — translation MKTKYIGNAHKGYAYTFLSWFGITSLWVMYLQTQGLSLLEVGLCESIFHIASFLFEVPSGVLADRLSYKLDLIIGRIAAIVSAILLLFGHSFLTFAIAFVFNALSYNMQSGTLEALLYDSLKIDDKADKYPSVISNINVFIELADTIGVVIAGFMVHWHFEFTYVIAIIVSVLGLGTVLIFKEPTLPRQNNSSPLTTKSIIVNSYQTLKVNSTLRYLMIFDSVFAAFCTAYYYYFQSLMESENFSGWLISVLMVLSAAINIVGIKMTPTIQKRFTQRTFLVSLTIILIGLLLLSWFKWIPLLLLLFLVSQLLMSMTEPIFSNIYNEMIDSEQRATLLSVASVMFSAAMIFIFPLIGWLIELQSFYTGFGIIGIGLLIITLFITKYFVKIK, via the coding sequence TATTGGTAATGCTCACAAAGGATATGCATACACATTTCTTTCTTGGTTTGGAATTACCAGCCTATGGGTTATGTATTTACAAACCCAAGGACTATCACTTTTGGAAGTTGGCTTGTGTGAAAGTATCTTTCACATAGCTAGCTTCTTGTTTGAAGTTCCATCGGGAGTTCTAGCCGATAGGTTATCATACAAATTAGACCTAATCATAGGGAGAATTGCTGCGATTGTCTCTGCGATACTACTCTTGTTTGGCCACTCTTTTTTGACGTTTGCGATTGCATTCGTTTTTAACGCCTTGTCATACAATATGCAGTCAGGGACTCTTGAAGCTTTATTATATGACTCACTCAAGATCGATGATAAGGCTGACAAATATCCAAGTGTCATTAGCAACATAAACGTATTCATCGAATTAGCTGATACTATCGGTGTTGTTATCGCTGGGTTCATGGTTCACTGGCATTTTGAGTTTACTTACGTTATCGCAATTATTGTTAGTGTACTTGGGCTTGGCACTGTTCTCATATTCAAAGAGCCAACTTTACCTAGACAAAATAACAGTTCACCGCTGACCACTAAGTCAATCATAGTTAATTCTTACCAAACATTAAAAGTGAACAGCACCCTGAGATATTTGATGATTTTTGATTCAGTCTTTGCTGCATTTTGTACTGCATACTACTATTATTTTCAATCATTGATGGAATCTGAAAACTTTTCTGGATGGTTGATTTCTGTACTGATGGTATTGTCGGCTGCGATTAACATTGTAGGGATCAAAATGACCCCTACGATTCAAAAAAGATTTACTCAAAGAACCTTCTTGGTTAGCCTAACGATAATTTTAATCGGACTGTTGCTGCTTAGCTGGTTTAAATGGATTCCATTATTGTTGCTACTATTCTTAGTATCACAATTACTAATGTCCATGACAGAGCCCATATTTAGCAATATTTACAATGAAATGATTGATTCCGAACAACGTGCTACTTTATTAAGCGTTGCGAGTGTCATGTTCTCTGCAGCCATGATTTTTATTTTTCCACTAATTGGCTGGCTGATTGAACTACAATCATTCTACACCGGTTTTGGAATCATCGGCATCGGTCTACTAATAATTACGCTATTCATCACCAAATATTTTGTTAAAATAAAATAA